A DNA window from Actinomadura coerulea contains the following coding sequences:
- a CDS encoding sulfotransferase family protein: MSPGPALRHDRPIFIFGCPRSGTTLLRLMLHSHARIAIPAETRFVLPAYTARCDYGDLRESKNRRMLAEWIVGERSTKVRALGVDPDGLIEEIAGGPPTLGSAIGIVFRAYACLHGKPRWGDKRPSYSQHVGALLRMFPDAQFVHLIRDGRDCVASLMEMPWFDADIHHAVSAWRETIDRGRRLAERLGPDSYYELQYERLVADPADELARLCGFLGEDFDAQMIHPEGLAKRIVPSTKKWHGRTHDAVTTNRVGSWAERLDAWEISLAEAAFGERLAEYGYEPSGLPKPSTAQLARFTRTAAHRRMAQSKAALRERWRQHHEPNPVECLLTAERSTSTAP; this comes from the coding sequence ATGTCACCAGGACCGGCCCTCCGCCACGATCGTCCGATCTTCATCTTCGGCTGTCCTCGCTCGGGCACGACGTTGCTGCGCCTGATGCTGCACTCGCACGCCCGCATCGCGATCCCGGCGGAGACCAGGTTCGTCCTGCCCGCCTATACGGCCAGGTGCGACTACGGTGACCTCCGGGAGAGCAAGAACAGGCGGATGCTCGCGGAGTGGATCGTCGGGGAACGGTCGACCAAGGTGCGGGCGCTCGGCGTGGACCCCGACGGGCTCATCGAGGAGATCGCCGGCGGGCCGCCGACGCTCGGCTCGGCGATCGGGATCGTCTTCCGCGCCTACGCATGCCTGCACGGCAAGCCGCGGTGGGGCGACAAGCGGCCGAGCTACTCCCAGCACGTCGGCGCGCTGCTGCGGATGTTCCCCGACGCCCAGTTCGTCCATCTCATCCGGGACGGCCGCGACTGCGTCGCCTCGCTGATGGAGATGCCGTGGTTCGACGCCGACATCCACCACGCCGTCTCCGCCTGGCGGGAGACGATCGACCGCGGTCGCCGGCTCGCCGAGCGCCTCGGCCCCGACTCCTACTACGAGCTGCAGTACGAGCGGCTCGTCGCCGACCCCGCCGACGAGCTGGCCCGGCTCTGCGGCTTCCTCGGCGAGGACTTCGACGCCCAGATGATCCACCCGGAGGGCCTCGCGAAGCGGATCGTCCCGTCCACCAAGAAGTGGCACGGCCGCACGCACGACGCCGTCACCACCAACCGCGTCGGCTCGTGGGCCGAGCGCCTCGACGCCTGGGAGATCAGCCTGGCCGAGGCCGCGTTCGGCGAGCGGCTCGCCGAGTACGGCTACGAGCCGAGCGGCCTGCCGAAGCCGTCCACGGCCCAGCTCGCCCGCTTCACCCGTACCGCCGCCCACCGGCGCATGGCGCAGAGCAAGGCCGCGCTGCGCGAACGTTGGAGGCAGCACCACGAGCCGAACCCCGTCGAGTGCCTCCTCACCGCCGAGCGGTCCACCAGCACCGCCCCCTGA
- a CDS encoding alpha,alpha-trehalose-phosphate synthase (UDP-forming): MSQVLVASNRGPVSFSLSDDGGLTLRRGGGGLVSGLAAVTGAPRDPGPPRPAGTAREPSPTGSDVLWVCASLGEADRTAARRAPDGRLDLAGYETGGAAVRMLDIPAATFDRAYNGVANSTLWFIHHLLYDTPRSPHFDARARRDWQSYEAYNAAFADALARDAARGAKAAIQDYHLSLAPRMLRDRRPDLKIVHFSHTPWAPPEYFRLLPDDIGAQVLLGILGADHAGFLTERWASAFLDCCELLPGARVDRVARTVTCSGHTTRVGVHGLGVDGAALRRRAAEPDVVERARALREQVGDRRLIVRIDRTELSKNIVRGLAAYREMLVNHPEWRGRVVHLAFAYPSRYDLPEYREYTEAVQRMAGQISEEFGTADWDPLILQVNDDYPRSLAAYGLADVLLVNPIRDGMNLVAKEGPVLSRNGCALVLSREAGAAAELSEDALVVNPYDVSQTAEALRQALLMPRARRAEHCARLADAATALPPQRWFADQLAALDY; encoded by the coding sequence ATGAGCCAAGTGCTGGTGGCCTCGAACCGGGGCCCGGTGTCGTTCTCGCTGTCGGACGACGGCGGGCTCACCCTGCGGCGCGGGGGCGGCGGCCTCGTCTCGGGCCTCGCCGCCGTCACGGGCGCCCCGCGCGACCCGGGCCCGCCGCGGCCGGCCGGGACGGCGCGGGAGCCGTCCCCCACCGGATCCGACGTCCTGTGGGTGTGCGCGAGCCTCGGCGAGGCCGACCGCACGGCCGCGCGCCGCGCCCCGGACGGACGCCTCGACCTCGCCGGGTACGAGACCGGCGGAGCCGCGGTGCGGATGCTCGACATCCCGGCGGCCACGTTCGACCGCGCCTACAACGGCGTCGCGAACTCGACGCTCTGGTTCATCCACCACCTGTTGTACGACACACCGCGCAGCCCGCACTTCGACGCCCGCGCCCGGCGCGACTGGCAGTCCTACGAGGCCTACAACGCGGCCTTCGCGGACGCCCTCGCACGGGACGCCGCCCGGGGCGCGAAGGCGGCGATCCAGGACTACCACCTGTCGCTGGCTCCGCGGATGCTGCGCGACCGGCGTCCCGACCTGAAGATCGTGCACTTCTCCCACACGCCCTGGGCGCCGCCGGAGTACTTCAGGCTGCTCCCGGACGACATCGGCGCGCAGGTCCTTCTCGGCATCCTCGGCGCGGACCACGCCGGCTTCCTCACCGAGCGGTGGGCGTCGGCCTTCCTCGACTGCTGCGAGCTGCTGCCCGGCGCGCGCGTCGACCGCGTGGCCCGCACCGTCACCTGTTCGGGCCACACCACGCGCGTGGGCGTGCACGGCCTCGGCGTGGACGGGGCGGCCCTGCGCCGGCGCGCCGCCGAGCCGGACGTCGTCGAAAGGGCCCGCGCGCTGCGCGAACAGGTGGGAGACCGCCGGCTCATCGTGCGGATCGACCGGACGGAGCTGTCCAAGAACATCGTGCGCGGGCTCGCCGCGTACCGGGAGATGCTGGTCAACCATCCCGAGTGGCGGGGCCGCGTCGTGCACCTCGCGTTCGCCTACCCGTCCCGCTACGACCTGCCCGAGTACCGGGAGTACACCGAGGCCGTGCAGCGCATGGCCGGGCAGATCTCGGAGGAGTTCGGCACGGCCGACTGGGACCCGCTGATCCTTCAGGTGAACGACGACTACCCGCGCTCGCTCGCCGCCTACGGCCTGGCCGACGTCCTGCTCGTGAACCCGATCCGGGACGGGATGAACCTGGTCGCGAAGGAGGGGCCCGTCCTGTCGCGGAACGGCTGCGCGCTCGTGCTGTCGCGGGAGGCGGGCGCGGCGGCGGAGCTGTCCGAGGACGCGCTGGTGGTCAACCCCTACGACGTGTCGCAGACGGCCGAGGCCCTGCGGCAGGCCCTGCTGATGCCGCGCGCCCGGCGGGCCGAACACTGCGCCCGCCTCGCCGACGCCGCGACCGCCCTGCCCCCGCAGCGCTGGTTCGCCGACCAGCTCGCCGCGCTGGACTACTAG
- a CDS encoding cation diffusion facilitator family transporter has translation MSKSETTKTVLVAGAANLILAITKLFAGLLAGSSAMLAESAHSVADTLNQGFLYTSLRRSERPPDRRHPFGYGNERYVWSLLAAFGIFVAGAGFSIFEGILTMTGHGAGGTTVWLAYAVLGLGAVLEGASWIRAFHQAKKETRESDRDLVEHVRKSPDVTFKTALFEDTAAMVGLALAAGGLAMRQITGSEFWDGLASALIGVLLVVLAFSIGRESVQLLIGRAADPAEQREIRAEICGAPGVTGVDELLTMHFGPEQLLVAAKVHFSDDISADEAEDVAGEIDRRLRERVPTVRHVFLDPTQRVIKTSAG, from the coding sequence ATGAGCAAGTCCGAGACGACGAAAACCGTGCTCGTCGCCGGTGCCGCGAACCTCATCCTCGCGATCACGAAGCTGTTCGCCGGCCTGCTGGCCGGGTCCAGCGCCATGCTCGCGGAGAGCGCGCACTCGGTGGCGGACACCCTCAACCAGGGCTTCCTCTACACCTCGCTCCGGCGCAGCGAGCGGCCCCCCGACCGGCGCCACCCCTTCGGATACGGCAACGAGCGGTACGTGTGGTCGCTGCTCGCCGCGTTCGGCATCTTCGTGGCCGGCGCGGGATTCTCGATCTTCGAGGGCATCCTGACCATGACCGGCCACGGCGCCGGCGGGACGACGGTGTGGCTCGCCTACGCCGTCCTCGGCCTCGGCGCGGTGCTGGAGGGGGCGTCCTGGATCCGCGCCTTCCACCAGGCGAAGAAGGAGACGCGCGAGAGCGACCGCGACCTCGTCGAGCACGTCCGCAAGTCGCCCGACGTGACGTTCAAGACCGCGCTGTTCGAGGACACCGCGGCGATGGTCGGCCTCGCCCTCGCCGCCGGCGGGCTCGCGATGCGCCAGATCACCGGCTCGGAGTTCTGGGACGGGCTCGCGTCCGCCCTCATCGGCGTGCTCCTGGTCGTCCTCGCGTTCTCGATCGGCCGGGAGAGCGTGCAGCTGCTCATCGGCCGGGCGGCCGACCCCGCCGAGCAGCGCGAGATCCGCGCCGAGATCTGCGGCGCGCCCGGGGTGACCGGCGTGGACGAGCTGCTCACCATGCACTTCGGCCCCGAGCAGCTCCTCGTCGCCGCGAAGGTGCACTTCTCCGACGACATCAGCGCCGACGAGGCCGAGGACGTCGCCGGCGAGATCGACCGGCGGCTCCGCGAGCGCGTCCCCACCGTCCGGCACGTCTTCCTCGACCCCACCCAGCGCGTGATCAAGACCTCCGCCGGGTAA
- the thrC gene encoding threonine synthase — translation MALTPATDLGPATALVCRECGSSRDLGPFYACEECFGPLEIAYDFGGVSRESIESGPRNIWRYRGLLPVPPNVADTPNTEPGLTRLVRADNLAESLGLQSLWVKDDSGNPTHSFKDRVVAVALAAARELGFKVLACPSTGNLANAVAAAAARAGIRSAVFVPSNLESQKIITTAVYGGTFVTVDGNYDDVNRLASEIAGEQDDWAFVNVNVRPYYAEGSKTLGYEIAEQLGWRLPDQIVVPVASGSQLTKIDKAFQELIKLGLVEDKPYRVFGAQAAGCDPVAAAFKAGHDVVRPVKPDTIAKSLAIGNPADGPYVLDVARRTGGAVEDVTDEQVVEGIRLLARTEGIFGETAGGVTVATLRKLVEAGSLDPGAETVIINSGDGLKTLDAVAPVVAPSANIAPSLEAFRAAGIA, via the coding sequence ATGGCACTCACGCCTGCCACAGACCTCGGACCGGCTACCGCTCTCGTCTGCCGCGAATGCGGCTCGTCCCGGGACCTCGGTCCCTTCTACGCGTGTGAAGAGTGTTTCGGCCCCCTGGAGATCGCCTACGACTTCGGCGGCGTCAGCCGGGAGTCCATCGAGTCCGGGCCGCGCAACATCTGGCGGTACCGCGGCCTGCTGCCCGTCCCGCCCAACGTGGCCGACACCCCGAACACCGAGCCGGGCCTGACCCGTCTCGTCCGCGCCGACAACCTCGCCGAGAGCCTCGGCCTGCAGAGCCTGTGGGTGAAGGACGACAGCGGTAACCCGACCCACTCGTTCAAGGACCGCGTCGTCGCCGTGGCGCTCGCCGCCGCCCGCGAGCTGGGGTTCAAGGTGCTGGCCTGCCCGTCCACCGGGAACCTCGCCAACGCCGTCGCCGCCGCGGCGGCCCGCGCCGGGATCCGCAGCGCGGTGTTCGTCCCGTCGAACCTGGAGTCCCAGAAGATCATCACGACGGCCGTGTACGGCGGGACGTTCGTGACGGTCGACGGGAACTACGACGACGTCAACCGGCTCGCGTCCGAGATCGCGGGCGAGCAGGACGACTGGGCCTTCGTCAACGTCAACGTGCGCCCCTACTACGCCGAGGGCTCCAAGACGCTCGGCTACGAGATCGCCGAGCAGCTCGGCTGGCGGCTGCCGGACCAGATCGTCGTGCCGGTCGCGTCGGGCTCCCAGCTCACCAAGATCGACAAGGCGTTCCAGGAGCTGATCAAGCTGGGCCTGGTGGAGGACAAGCCGTACCGCGTCTTCGGCGCCCAGGCCGCCGGGTGCGACCCGGTCGCCGCCGCGTTCAAGGCGGGCCACGACGTCGTCCGCCCGGTGAAGCCCGACACGATCGCCAAGTCCCTCGCCATCGGCAACCCCGCCGACGGGCCCTACGTCCTGGACGTGGCCCGCCGCACCGGCGGCGCCGTCGAGGACGTCACCGACGAGCAGGTCGTCGAGGGCATCCGGCTCCTGGCCCGCACCGAGGGCATCTTCGGCGAGACGGCCGGCGGCGTCACCGTCGCGACCCTGCGCAAGCTCGTCGAGGCGGGCTCCCTCGACCCGGGCGCCGAGACCGTGATCATCAACTCCGGGGACGGCCTGAAGACCCTGGACGCCGTCGCCCCGGTCGTCGCGCCGTCGGCGAACATCGCCCCGTCCCTGGAGGCGTTCCGCGCCGCGGGCATCGCCTGA
- a CDS encoding MoaD/ThiS family protein, whose translation MSSVSVRIPTILRTYTGGESEVKAEGATLRAVVADLEASYSGISARILDDAGKIRRFVNVYVGDEDVRFAEGLDTPTPEGAQISIIPAVAGG comes from the coding sequence ATGAGCAGCGTGTCCGTCCGTATTCCGACGATCCTGCGGACCTACACCGGGGGCGAGTCCGAGGTGAAGGCCGAGGGCGCGACCCTGCGCGCGGTCGTCGCCGACCTCGAGGCCAGCTACTCCGGCATCTCCGCCCGCATCCTGGACGACGCGGGCAAGATCCGCCGTTTCGTGAACGTCTACGTCGGTGACGAGGACGTCCGCTTCGCCGAGGGTCTCGACACCCCGACGCCCGAGGGCGCCCAGATCTCGATCATCCCCGCGGTGGCGGGCGGCTGA